One segment of uncultured Tolumonas sp. DNA contains the following:
- a CDS encoding LysR family transcriptional regulator: protein MDQLQAIRSFARVVEAGSFTRAAESLDIPKATLSKQIQDLEIYLGIRLLQRTTRRVTVTAEGQEYYEKTLRICADLEDIDTSFGSVLNTPQGKLRIDVGSSTASDLLIPALPDFISRYPEIKLELGVTDRAVDLISNNVDCVIRGGDLDNSSLVARSIGNATMVTCATPQYLKHFGIPAYPEELQNGHRLVGYVISQNGRTVPFKFMKDGIIQEIKTEHFIGINESNAHLAAGLAGLGIIQTFAYTTKKAINEGSLVEILKEWRPHAYPFHVVYPQNRHITRRLRVFIDWLVEVFPQKLI from the coding sequence ATGGACCAACTACAGGCTATTCGGAGTTTTGCCCGAGTAGTAGAAGCTGGAAGCTTTACTCGAGCAGCAGAATCTTTGGATATACCGAAAGCAACCTTGAGTAAGCAAATTCAGGATCTAGAAATCTATTTAGGGATAAGGCTGTTGCAACGTACGACGCGGCGAGTCACTGTGACCGCAGAAGGGCAGGAGTATTACGAAAAGACATTACGTATTTGTGCTGATCTTGAAGATATTGATACGTCTTTTGGCTCGGTTCTCAACACACCGCAAGGAAAATTGCGTATCGATGTAGGCAGTTCAACAGCTAGTGATTTACTGATCCCTGCATTGCCTGACTTTATCTCTCGATACCCCGAAATCAAACTAGAATTGGGCGTAACAGATCGTGCAGTGGATTTAATCAGTAACAATGTTGATTGTGTTATTCGAGGCGGAGATCTCGACAATTCTTCTCTGGTCGCACGTTCTATTGGCAATGCAACAATGGTCACGTGTGCTACGCCACAATACCTTAAACATTTTGGGATCCCAGCCTATCCGGAAGAACTCCAAAATGGTCACAGACTGGTAGGTTATGTCATCAGTCAAAATGGACGAACCGTGCCTTTTAAGTTTATGAAAGACGGCATAATTCAGGAAATAAAAACTGAACATTTTATAGGAATTAATGAGAGTAATGCACACTTGGCTGCGGGTTTAGCGGGGCTTGGTATTATTCAAACTTTTGCTTATACGACAAAGAAAGCCATTAATGAAGGCTCTCTAGTCGAAATATTAAAAGAGTGGCGTCCACACGCTTATCCATTTCACGTTGTATACCCACAGAATCGACATATAACACGCAGATTGCGAGTGTTCATTGATTGGCTTGTTGAGGTATTTCCGCAAAAATTAATTTAA
- a CDS encoding LysR family transcriptional regulator: MEVSQHVRAILSFVEAADLNNFSAAARKLGISPAAVSKNIAGLEQVLGVRLMNRTTRKINLTEDGEAFLAQSRIALEALETAVDNIVARKMEMSGHVKISTSASFGKEQLLPALPGLMAQYPHLSIEADFDDRIVDLVRDGYDIAIRGGRIVDSSLITRPVCQLNTVLVAAPEYLSLHGVPKCPDDLKEHRLLVRRFLGGKVSPWGFKSADGSLSLLDPEPAVLKISSPEALLQAAEAGLGIAQVGVRIAYPLLEQGKLNTVLWGQYDPGNYEMVLQYPHRSFIAPRVKATVDHLLKHFENDSTLHIPLKKLANFEYQE; this comes from the coding sequence ATGGAAGTTTCACAGCATGTCAGAGCGATACTCTCATTTGTTGAGGCGGCCGATTTAAATAATTTTTCAGCAGCCGCCAGAAAGCTTGGAATCAGCCCGGCAGCCGTTAGTAAAAACATTGCAGGATTAGAACAAGTCCTCGGTGTTCGGTTAATGAACCGAACCACACGAAAAATTAACCTTACTGAGGATGGTGAAGCATTTCTGGCCCAGTCACGAATTGCACTGGAAGCCTTAGAAACGGCCGTAGACAATATTGTGGCCAGAAAAATGGAAATGAGTGGTCATGTCAAAATATCGACCAGTGCCTCTTTTGGCAAAGAGCAACTGCTTCCGGCACTTCCTGGGTTAATGGCTCAATACCCGCATTTATCGATAGAGGCCGATTTTGACGATCGCATCGTCGATTTGGTTCGTGATGGGTATGACATTGCGATCCGAGGGGGACGTATTGTTGACTCTTCATTGATCACGCGACCGGTCTGTCAACTCAATACGGTGCTTGTTGCTGCGCCAGAATATTTATCGCTACACGGTGTTCCCAAATGCCCTGACGATTTAAAGGAACATCGTTTGCTAGTGCGCCGTTTTTTAGGGGGAAAAGTAAGCCCATGGGGATTCAAAAGTGCAGACGGTAGCCTGTCTCTTCTCGATCCAGAACCAGCCGTATTAAAAATATCCTCGCCAGAGGCGTTGCTACAAGCGGCAGAAGCAGGTTTAGGGATCGCTCAAGTGGGAGTTCGTATTGCTTATCCGCTTCTTGAACAAGGAAAATTAAATACCGTTCTGTGGGGACAATATGATCCCGGCAATTACGAGATGGTGCTCCAGTACCCGCATCGTTCTTTCATTGCCCCTAGGGTCAAAGCGACCGTAGATCACTTGCTTAAGCACTTTGAAAATGACTCAACCCTTCACATTCCATTGAAAAAACTGGCAAACTTTGAGTATCAGGAATAA
- a CDS encoding alpha/beta hydrolase, with product MTNTHLTAPTRFVEIDGDKFAYRRWGNNTTEQPPLFFLQHFRGGMDHWDPLITDGLAEGREVILFNGRGVASSSGTPRTRIEHMADDAAAVICALGLTVVDVLGFSLGGFQAQDLTLRHPALVRKLMLLGTGPRGGNPDSDPGVLDAAPRPVPTVEDFLFLFFGRSEAARQAGLNFWERRHQRVEQDPASSPAVIQAQIEANMYYLAKLDLKEPFKHLREIKQPTFILNGSNDVMIPTINSWYMAQNIPNAQLFIYPDAGHAAQYQYPERFLKHAIQFLDE from the coding sequence ATGACCAATACACATCTCACCGCACCCACCCGTTTTGTTGAAATTGATGGTGACAAATTTGCTTATCGCCGTTGGGGAAATAACACGACTGAACAGCCACCACTGTTTTTCCTACAGCATTTCCGCGGGGGCATGGATCATTGGGATCCACTCATAACAGATGGTTTAGCGGAAGGACGAGAGGTGATCTTGTTCAATGGCCGTGGTGTTGCTTCGTCTTCCGGCACACCGCGAACTCGGATTGAGCATATGGCTGACGACGCGGCGGCGGTTATCTGTGCGCTAGGATTAACCGTAGTTGATGTATTGGGTTTCTCTCTCGGTGGTTTTCAGGCTCAAGATCTGACATTGCGTCATCCTGCACTCGTCCGAAAACTTATGCTGTTAGGCACGGGGCCACGCGGTGGAAATCCAGATTCCGATCCCGGTGTATTAGATGCTGCGCCTCGACCTGTTCCAACGGTGGAGGATTTCTTATTCTTATTTTTTGGCCGCTCAGAAGCTGCCCGACAAGCCGGTCTCAATTTCTGGGAACGTCGTCACCAGCGAGTTGAGCAAGATCCCGCCAGCTCGCCTGCGGTAATACAGGCCCAAATCGAAGCCAACATGTATTACTTGGCCAAATTAGATCTCAAAGAACCGTTTAAACATTTACGGGAAATCAAGCAGCCAACTTTCATTCTTAATGGTTCAAATGACGTGATGATCCCCACCATCAATTCTTGGTACATGGCTCAGAACATCCCAAATGCGCAATTATTCATTTACCCCGATGCCGGTCATGCAGCCCAATATCAATATCCAGAACGATTTTTGAAGCATGCAATACAGTTTTTAGATGAATAG
- a CDS encoding NADP-dependent oxidoreductase, translating into MMKALILKRYGKSDQIDFADIPRPTIKEDELLVQVHAAGLNPIDYMIPKGAFKPILPYQLPITVGSDLAGVVIKVGSRVTRFKVGDAIFASVFDLPHGTLAEFAVVPESAAAMKPASLDFVQAASIPMVGLTSWQALKERANLQPGQKVFIPAGSGGIGTFAIQLAKYLGATVGTTTSTGNVDLVSRLGADEVIDYKSQEFEEVLQGYDVVLGTVRGDGIEKSLQILKPNSSVVSLIGPPDLAFARARKMNFFMKSVFSLISHKIIRQAQKRSIDYSFLFVQPNGQQLASIGALIDAGHITPVIDKVFPFEQSKEAFAYLETGRAKGKIVVNMATE; encoded by the coding sequence ATGATGAAAGCATTGATATTAAAACGTTATGGCAAATCCGATCAGATCGATTTCGCTGACATACCAAGACCGACCATTAAAGAAGACGAGCTGCTTGTGCAGGTTCATGCAGCTGGTTTGAACCCGATCGATTACATGATCCCGAAAGGCGCGTTTAAGCCTATCTTACCGTATCAATTACCCATTACGGTCGGTAGCGATTTAGCCGGTGTTGTGATTAAAGTAGGAAGCCGAGTCACTCGCTTCAAAGTGGGCGATGCTATCTTCGCCAGTGTCTTCGATTTACCTCACGGCACACTGGCTGAGTTTGCGGTTGTTCCTGAAAGCGCTGCCGCGATGAAACCTGCGAGTCTGGATTTTGTTCAGGCAGCTTCGATCCCCATGGTAGGGCTGACTTCGTGGCAAGCACTTAAAGAAAGAGCAAATCTTCAGCCAGGACAAAAAGTATTTATTCCGGCGGGTTCTGGTGGTATTGGTACGTTTGCGATCCAGTTGGCTAAATACCTTGGTGCAACAGTGGGAACAACCACGAGTACCGGTAACGTGGATTTAGTTTCTCGTTTGGGTGCTGATGAAGTCATAGATTACAAATCACAAGAATTCGAAGAAGTATTGCAGGGCTATGATGTCGTGTTGGGTACAGTCAGAGGTGATGGTATTGAAAAATCACTGCAGATCTTAAAACCCAATAGCAGTGTAGTCTCACTCATCGGTCCTCCAGATCTTGCGTTTGCACGAGCGAGAAAGATGAATTTTTTCATGAAATCCGTCTTTAGTCTGATCAGCCACAAAATAATACGCCAAGCGCAAAAACGCAGCATCGATTATTCATTTCTGTTCGTTCAGCCTAACGGTCAACAACTCGCATCCATTGGTGCGCTGATCGATGCCGGACACATTACGCCTGTGATCGATAAAGTGTTCCCTTTTGAGCAATCAAAAGAAGCGTTTGCTTATCTTGAAACAGGCCGCGCCAAGGGCAAGATTGTTGTGAACATGGCGACAGAGTGA
- a CDS encoding SDR family oxidoreductase — MNKQLNGKIALVTGGSSGIGLGAAQELAEQGAQVFITGRRQAELDAAVASIGSAAIGIRADVSVSSDLDTVYAQIAKTAGKLDILFANAGGGDMLPLGAITEEHFDRIFGTNVKGVLFTVQKALPLLTDGASVVLTGSTTSVQGTANFSVYSASKAAVRNFARSWALDVKERGIRINVVSPGPIRTPGLGGIVSDDQRQGFFDYMASQVPLGRLGEPKEIGKAVAFLSSDAASFINGIELFVDGGMAQI; from the coding sequence ATGAATAAACAACTAAATGGAAAAATTGCGCTGGTAACCGGTGGTAGTAGCGGTATTGGCCTGGGAGCAGCGCAAGAATTGGCTGAACAAGGGGCACAAGTCTTTATCACTGGACGTCGTCAGGCTGAATTAGATGCCGCAGTCGCTTCCATAGGATCAGCAGCTATAGGTATCAGAGCAGATGTCTCTGTGTCATCGGATCTGGACACCGTTTACGCGCAAATAGCAAAAACAGCGGGTAAACTTGATATCTTGTTTGCTAATGCTGGCGGCGGGGATATGTTACCACTGGGTGCAATTACCGAAGAGCATTTCGACCGTATTTTCGGTACCAATGTTAAAGGCGTATTGTTTACAGTGCAAAAAGCATTACCGCTACTGACAGATGGCGCTTCCGTCGTGTTGACTGGTTCAACTACATCAGTACAAGGCACCGCTAATTTTAGCGTTTATAGTGCCAGTAAAGCAGCGGTTCGCAATTTTGCGAGGTCATGGGCGTTGGATGTTAAAGAGCGAGGTATCCGAATCAACGTTGTCAGCCCAGGCCCTATTCGAACACCTGGTTTAGGAGGGATAGTATCTGATGATCAACGCCAAGGATTTTTTGACTACATGGCAAGTCAGGTACCGCTAGGGCGGTTAGGCGAACCAAAGGAAATTGGTAAAGCTGTAGCTTTTTTATCTTCTGATGCTGCGAGTTTTATCAACGGTATTGAGTTATTTGTAGACGGTGGCATGGCGCAGATCTAA
- a CDS encoding LysR substrate-binding domain-containing protein, producing the protein MDFNAAKLFIAVVSAGSFSAASNRTAVPIATLSRKINELEQELNVQLLERSRQGVKPTYKGQQFFEQARLGVELLEDAHKSVTSAHSLQGKLRLSIPPNFSLWWDLLIEFQQRYPDINVFCHSSERVVDLFEDGVDVALRLNNVKNDDVIAKPLMNVKTMFVASPILLERYGTPTSLTEMVQLPIAAWEGLNQDSFEWSSGTKKVKYEPLFSSNNTQAIIHYTLNGMCVSQLADFSVKPWLESGELIQLLPDTTNQSLPLFLVYARYKHPSTLVRAYLDFCSEWIGKLK; encoded by the coding sequence ATGGATTTCAATGCAGCCAAATTGTTCATCGCGGTAGTGAGTGCCGGTAGTTTTTCCGCTGCAAGTAACAGAACAGCGGTTCCGATAGCTACTTTAAGTCGTAAAATTAATGAGTTAGAGCAGGAATTGAATGTTCAACTCCTGGAGCGCTCGCGGCAAGGGGTTAAACCCACCTACAAAGGGCAACAATTCTTTGAACAGGCACGTCTGGGTGTTGAGTTACTGGAGGATGCACATAAATCTGTCACTTCTGCCCACTCATTACAGGGCAAATTGCGTCTGTCTATCCCACCGAATTTCTCATTATGGTGGGATTTATTGATTGAGTTTCAGCAACGTTATCCTGATATAAACGTATTTTGTCATTCGAGCGAAAGAGTTGTCGATTTGTTTGAGGATGGTGTCGACGTGGCACTCAGACTGAACAATGTAAAGAATGATGATGTGATTGCCAAACCTTTAATGAATGTGAAAACCATGTTTGTGGCAAGCCCTATATTATTAGAGCGTTATGGTACACCAACGTCGCTGACTGAAATGGTTCAGCTTCCTATTGCTGCCTGGGAAGGTTTAAATCAGGATTCATTTGAGTGGAGCTCTGGCACGAAAAAGGTCAAATACGAACCCTTATTTTCCTCTAATAATACACAGGCAATCATCCATTATACCCTAAATGGTATGTGTGTTTCGCAGCTAGCGGATTTCTCTGTCAAACCATGGCTAGAAAGTGGCGAGTTAATTCAGCTTTTACCCGACACAACCAACCAATCTTTGCCGCTATTTCTTGTATATGCGCGTTATAAGCATCCCTCAACACTTGTGCGAGCTTATCTGGATTTTTGTTCTGAATGGATAGGAAAATTGAAGTAA
- a CDS encoding nitroreductase produces MSKSMLFRDVVRERHSVRNFLPQPVPEDILRSVLEDAQRSPSNCNTQPWQTHIVSGLKRDALSKVILAADDAGQLTPDFSFGINDFPGVYRERYRAQGAAYYQAIGVKREDYDQRRDASRRNLEFFGAPHVALLFMPAVGDNVRVAGDIGMYAQTLLLSLTAHGLGGVPQTMLGFYGETIRKELDIDPSLKLLFGISLGYPDSGHPANQYRINKVPLGESVIFHQ; encoded by the coding sequence ATGTCTAAATCAATGCTTTTTCGGGATGTCGTGCGTGAACGTCATTCAGTGCGTAATTTTCTTCCTCAACCGGTTCCAGAAGATATTCTCCGTTCTGTGTTGGAGGATGCACAGCGCTCGCCTTCAAACTGTAATACTCAGCCCTGGCAAACGCATATTGTCTCCGGTTTAAAAAGGGATGCGCTGAGTAAGGTCATTCTCGCGGCAGATGACGCAGGGCAGTTGACGCCAGACTTCAGCTTTGGCATCAATGATTTTCCTGGCGTTTACCGTGAACGTTACAGAGCGCAAGGCGCAGCCTATTATCAGGCCATCGGCGTTAAACGCGAAGATTATGACCAGCGTCGCGATGCTTCACGACGTAATCTGGAATTCTTTGGCGCACCTCATGTTGCGCTGCTTTTTATGCCAGCAGTGGGTGATAACGTTCGGGTAGCTGGTGATATAGGTATGTACGCTCAGACGCTTCTGCTATCTCTAACCGCTCACGGCTTAGGCGGCGTTCCACAGACTATGTTGGGCTTTTATGGCGAAACCATCCGCAAAGAATTGGATATAGACCCGTCATTGAAATTATTGTTCGGAATTTCTCTGGGCTACCCAGACAGTGGGCACCCTGCAAATCAATATAGAATTAATAAAGTGCCCCTCGGTGAAAGTGTTATTTTTCATCAGTAA
- a CDS encoding NAD(P)H-dependent oxidoreductase, protein MKTLLIVSHPYPERSNAIKSLENIVQGLSNVTGRNLESLYGDDMTNFDVPAEQAAYEGVERVIFMFPIHWFNLTPMLKAYLNTVWSYGWAFGPEGTALKNKEMLVITTAGATQYTYSKEGVINSTIDDVLTPMKSSALYVGMTYAEPIAFYEAMAPSAEKLNKFKQVIHERLAS, encoded by the coding sequence ATGAAAACTCTTCTGATTGTGTCACACCCTTATCCTGAACGTTCAAATGCAATCAAGTCGCTGGAAAACATTGTGCAGGGCTTATCAAATGTCACCGGGAGAAATCTGGAATCCTTGTACGGTGATGATATGACCAATTTTGATGTACCTGCTGAGCAAGCTGCATACGAGGGTGTTGAGCGCGTTATTTTTATGTTCCCGATTCACTGGTTCAATTTAACACCGATGCTGAAAGCTTATTTAAATACAGTCTGGAGTTATGGCTGGGCATTCGGACCCGAAGGAACTGCATTAAAAAACAAAGAAATGCTGGTTATCACCACAGCGGGGGCAACTCAATATACCTATTCTAAGGAAGGCGTTATCAATAGCACCATAGACGACGTTTTGACGCCGATGAAGTCAAGTGCCTTATATGTAGGAATGACCTATGCCGAACCGATTGCATTTTATGAAGCAATGGCGCCTTCTGCCGAAAAACTGAATAAATTCAAGCAAGTGATTCATGAAAGGCTGGCTAGTTAG
- a CDS encoding NAD(P)/FAD-dependent oxidoreductase has product MKRKYPHLCQPIKIGNVYFRNRMFGAPMGGTDITADCTVGPASTAFYEYRAKGGAASVTVSELVVHPKTEGSHMYHLDLHTPGSLASFTYTADAIRRHGAIASVELSHSGQYAGTYLTDKDKKEGLCQWGPSDGTRPDGREVRALTDALIQEIIEAYGEKAALAKKAGFEMVMVHGGHGWLINQFLSPYFNKRTDKYGGSLENRVRFAQEVLDSIRKAVGAGFPIEFRMSGSELFDGGYDLNDGIEIAKLLESRIDLLHVSAGTYQRGFGVTHPSMFLPHGSNVYLAEAIKKQVKVPVATIGGLNDPQMMEEIIASGKADIVEMARALLADPELPKKITMNRDEYIVRCLRCYTCMAERAQTATRRCTVNPIIGRELDGMEILPAATKKKVLVVGAGPGGLQAALTAAKRGHDVILCEKNDEVGGILIGEQAIPFKYEMYQLGVTLGKLCHEAGVDIRLNTPVDKAYAEAIDADAVIIAVGSEPVMPPIKGLDSEQVVLINDYHHHKEKISDEVVVLGGGLAGCEVAIHFARENKKVRLVEMNNELSPDANVRHRPLLLAEIEKSGIEVFKNHKALEVNNDGVWCQDINGNEVLIPGSSVVCALGQRSRRDIVDELWDSAPLVSQIGDCVKVSTITTAVYQGHHAAMDV; this is encoded by the coding sequence ATGAAACGAAAATATCCTCATTTATGTCAACCAATTAAAATTGGAAATGTCTATTTCAGAAACAGAATGTTTGGTGCGCCGATGGGCGGCACCGATATTACGGCTGATTGCACGGTAGGCCCCGCATCGACCGCATTCTATGAATATCGGGCAAAAGGCGGGGCGGCCAGTGTTACGGTGAGCGAGTTGGTGGTGCATCCCAAAACGGAAGGCTCACATATGTACCATCTTGACCTGCATACACCCGGCTCTCTAGCGAGCTTTACGTATACTGCTGATGCGATCAGACGTCATGGTGCGATTGCCAGTGTTGAGTTATCACACTCTGGCCAATATGCAGGCACTTATCTGACAGATAAAGATAAAAAAGAGGGGTTATGCCAATGGGGGCCAAGCGATGGCACCCGCCCAGATGGCAGAGAAGTGCGTGCATTAACTGATGCGCTGATCCAAGAGATAATCGAAGCCTACGGCGAAAAAGCCGCATTAGCGAAAAAGGCGGGTTTTGAAATGGTCATGGTGCACGGCGGACATGGCTGGCTTATTAATCAATTTTTATCGCCTTACTTCAATAAACGTACTGATAAATATGGTGGCTCGCTGGAAAATCGTGTGCGTTTTGCGCAGGAAGTATTGGATAGCATTCGTAAAGCGGTCGGTGCTGGTTTTCCTATTGAATTTCGGATGAGTGGTTCAGAGCTGTTTGATGGCGGATACGATCTCAATGATGGCATTGAAATCGCCAAATTACTGGAAAGCCGTATTGATCTGCTGCATGTCTCTGCTGGCACATATCAACGCGGATTTGGTGTGACTCATCCATCAATGTTCTTACCACATGGTAGTAATGTTTATCTGGCAGAAGCCATCAAGAAACAGGTGAAAGTACCGGTGGCTACCATTGGTGGCTTGAATGATCCACAGATGATGGAAGAGATCATCGCATCAGGTAAAGCGGACATTGTTGAGATGGCGCGGGCATTATTGGCCGACCCTGAATTACCGAAAAAAATCACGATGAATCGAGACGAATACATCGTTCGATGTTTGCGTTGTTATACCTGCATGGCCGAGCGTGCTCAGACAGCTACCCGCAGATGTACTGTTAACCCTATCATCGGGCGTGAGCTTGATGGCATGGAAATATTACCAGCAGCAACCAAGAAAAAAGTACTGGTTGTCGGGGCGGGGCCTGGGGGCTTACAGGCGGCATTAACTGCGGCCAAGCGTGGGCACGACGTCATTTTATGTGAGAAAAATGATGAAGTAGGCGGCATTTTAATTGGCGAGCAGGCGATCCCGTTTAAATATGAGATGTATCAGCTCGGTGTTACCTTGGGTAAGCTTTGCCATGAAGCCGGTGTTGATATTCGTCTCAATACCCCAGTAGATAAGGCTTATGCGGAAGCGATTGATGCAGATGCCGTCATTATCGCGGTAGGCTCTGAACCCGTTATGCCACCGATCAAAGGGCTTGATAGTGAGCAGGTGGTTTTAATTAACGATTACCATCATCACAAAGAAAAAATCAGCGATGAGGTAGTGGTGTTAGGTGGCGGGTTGGCGGGTTGTGAGGTGGCTATTCATTTTGCCCGAGAAAATAAAAAAGTTCGCTTGGTTGAAATGAACAACGAATTGTCACCAGATGCCAATGTGCGTCACCGCCCGTTGCTGTTGGCTGAAATAGAAAAATCAGGCATTGAGGTGTTCAAAAACCATAAAGCACTTGAAGTAAACAATGATGGTGTTTGGTGTCAGGACATCAATGGTAATGAAGTGCTAATCCCCGGTAGTAGTGTGGTTTGCGCGTTGGGTCAGCGTTCAAGAAGAGACATCGTCGACGAATTATGGGATTCAGCGCCGCTGGTGTCGCAAATTGGTGATTGTGTGAAAGTATCTACAATCACGACCGCGGTTTATCAAGGGCACCATGCCGCCATGGATGTGTGA
- a CDS encoding TetR family transcriptional regulator, producing MKVTKAQAQENRARIVAIASKLFREHGYDGVGVADLMSAAGFTHGGFYKHFGSKADLMAEAAAYGLSQSATQTNNIDIVDFVKQYTSRAHRDQRSDGCTMAALCGDAARQSDAVKTTFAHGIESLLTTIECEHLSGDQQQVRVQKLNMLAHLVGAVMLSRACPDDSRLADEILEVCRNDILRQLAQ from the coding sequence ATGAAAGTCACCAAGGCACAAGCACAAGAGAACCGGGCGCGAATTGTTGCGATAGCATCTAAATTATTTCGTGAACATGGTTACGATGGGGTAGGTGTTGCTGATCTGATGTCGGCTGCCGGTTTTACCCATGGAGGGTTCTATAAACATTTTGGTTCCAAAGCCGACCTCATGGCAGAAGCGGCAGCATATGGGCTTTCACAATCAGCAACCCAGACAAACAACATTGATATTGTTGACTTTGTAAAACAATACACATCACGAGCGCACCGAGATCAACGAAGTGATGGCTGTACCATGGCTGCATTGTGTGGTGATGCTGCGCGTCAATCTGATGCAGTTAAAACGACATTTGCACACGGAATAGAAAGCTTACTAACGACGATTGAGTGTGAACATTTGAGTGGTGATCAACAGCAGGTACGAGTACAAAAACTAAACATGCTTGCCCATTTAGTTGGCGCAGTTATGTTGTCGCGTGCTTGTCCGGATGATTCTCGGCTGGCAGATGAAATTCTAGAGGTCTGCCGCAATGACATTCTTAGGCAGCTTGCTCAATAA
- a CDS encoding SDR family oxidoreductase translates to MNTKPSVLITGASSGIGATYADRFARRGHNLVLVARDIARMETLAARLREENNITIDIIKADLTQPNELAVVESRLRDDAQIGILINNAGASLGGSFIEQTTDDIEKLVTLNTTALVRLASAVAPRLAQTGQGAIINISSAVALMPEFGLSVYGATKAFVLFLSQGLSQELAPKGIYVQAVLPAATRTEIWERAGADVNALPPMMDVNELVDAALVGFDQREAVTIPPLHDATQWQTFEAARQAMMPGFAQTQAAPRYQGPK, encoded by the coding sequence ATGAACACTAAACCGTCCGTCCTTATCACTGGTGCATCATCCGGTATTGGTGCTACTTATGCAGATCGTTTCGCTCGTCGAGGCCACAACCTTGTTCTGGTTGCTCGTGATATAGCAAGAATGGAAACGCTTGCTGCACGTTTGCGTGAAGAAAATAACATCACCATCGACATCATCAAGGCCGACTTAACTCAACCGAATGAATTGGCCGTTGTCGAAAGCCGACTGCGTGATGACGCTCAGATCGGGATCCTCATTAACAATGCGGGCGCAAGCCTTGGTGGTAGTTTCATTGAACAAACGACCGATGATATAGAGAAACTGGTCACACTCAATACGACCGCCCTTGTTCGTCTTGCCAGTGCAGTTGCGCCACGACTCGCACAAACAGGCCAAGGTGCAATCATCAATATCAGCTCTGCGGTTGCGCTGATGCCTGAATTTGGATTGTCCGTTTATGGAGCGACCAAAGCCTTCGTGCTGTTTTTATCGCAAGGGCTGAGCCAGGAACTCGCACCAAAAGGTATCTATGTTCAGGCTGTTCTCCCTGCTGCCACACGTACTGAGATCTGGGAACGTGCAGGTGCAGACGTCAATGCACTTCCGCCCATGATGGACGTTAATGAGTTGGTAGATGCTGCTTTAGTTGGTTTCGATCAGCGAGAAGCGGTCACCATTCCCCCGCTGCATGACGCTACTCAATGGCAAACATTTGAAGCAGCCAGACAAGCCATGATGCCCGGCTTTGCACAAACACAGGCTGCTCCGCGCTATCAGGGGCCGAAATGA
- a CDS encoding DUF1993 domain-containing protein, which produces MYEQITQFTKMLHNLSLLLDKAQKHAEKNKFKSEILLNSRLSPDMFPLTSQVQMACDMVKLVTSVLTGKQAPFFEDTEKTIPELKARIEKTIDYVTSIKQSDFLGWEERIVAPPGWAGAFIGKDYFYQHGIPNFYFHMVTAYAILRHKGVEIGKMDYIGPLPFLR; this is translated from the coding sequence ATGTATGAACAGATCACGCAGTTCACAAAAATGCTTCACAATCTTTCACTTCTTCTCGATAAAGCGCAAAAGCACGCTGAGAAGAATAAATTTAAGTCAGAAATTCTCCTGAACTCCCGTCTTTCACCAGATATGTTCCCGCTCACAAGCCAAGTGCAGATGGCGTGTGATATGGTAAAACTTGTTACCTCCGTTTTGACTGGTAAACAAGCTCCGTTTTTTGAGGATACTGAAAAAACGATCCCAGAACTCAAAGCTCGCATTGAAAAGACCATCGACTATGTTACATCAATAAAACAGAGCGACTTCTTAGGCTGGGAAGAAAGAATAGTGGCTCCCCCTGGTTGGGCCGGAGCTTTTATTGGAAAGGATTATTTCTACCAACATGGGATCCCGAATTTCTATTTTCACATGGTGACGGCATATGCGATCCTTCGTCACAAAGGTGTTGAGATCGGAAAGATGGACTATATCGGACCGCTTCCTTTTTTAAGATAA